A stretch of the Lolium perenne isolate Kyuss_39 chromosome 3, Kyuss_2.0, whole genome shotgun sequence genome encodes the following:
- the LOC127341088 gene encoding probable calcium-binding protein CML16 — MSSNGQKQMQKPQAPPASLSAGHDAEIKKVFSRFDADGDGRISPSELAAVSHAITPPPSESAGGREVGAMMEELDADRDGYVDLGEFTAFHGRGGHDLDAELRDAFDVYDINGDGRISVAELSKVLGRIGEGCTIEECERMVASVDVDGDGCVGFEEFKKMMSTDAAAGAQPEAGVPNGKPKKE, encoded by the coding sequence ATGTCGAGCAACGGCCAGAAGCAGATGCAGAAGCCGCAGGCACCACCGGCGTCTCTGTCCGCGGGGCACGACGCGGAGATCAAGAAGGTGTTCTCCCGCTTCGACGCGGACGGGGACGGCAGGATCTCGCCGTCCGAGCTGGCCGCGGTGTCGCACGCCATAACGCCGCCGCCGAGCGAGTCCGCGGGCGGCCGGGAGGTGGGCGCGATGATGGAGGAGCTGGACGCCGACCGCGACGGGTACGTCGACCTGGGCGAGTTCACGGCCTTCCACGGCCGGGGCGGGCACGACCTGGACGCAGAACTGCGCGACGCCTTCGACGTCTACGACATCAACGGCGACGGCCGCATCTCGGTGGCGGAGCTGAGCAAGGTGCTGGGGCGGATCGGCGAGGGGTGCACCATCGAGGAGTGCGAGCGGATGGTCGCCTCCGTCGACGTGGACGGCGACGGGTGCGTCGGGttcgaggagttcaagaagatgaTGTCAAccgacgccgccgccggcgcaCAGCCCGAGGCCGGCGTCCCTAATGGCAAGCCCAAGAAGGAGTGA